One window from the genome of Anguilla rostrata isolate EN2019 chromosome 5, ASM1855537v3, whole genome shotgun sequence encodes:
- the scoca gene encoding short coiled-coil protein A isoform X2, whose protein sequence is MNCDMDGDTENQVELEEKTRLINQVLELQHTLEDLSARVDAVKEENLKLKSENQVLGQYIENLMSASSVFQTTDTKSKRK, encoded by the exons ATGAACTGCGACATGGACG GTGACACGGAGAAccaggtggagctggaggaaaAGACGAGGCTCATAAATCAGGTTCTGGAACTGCAGCACACACTGGAAG ACCTCTCCGCGCGGGTGGATGCGGTGAAGGAGGAGAACCTGAAGCTGAAGTCTGAGAACCAGGTGCTGGGGCAGTACATCGAGAACCTCATGTCTGCTTCCAGCGTCTTCCAGACCACCGACACAAAAAGCAAACGAAAGTAA